The Methanobacterium lacus genome includes a region encoding these proteins:
- a CDS encoding DUF11 domain-containing protein, with the protein MVPLLLVALTLVLSFSVNDVSAANSTSNHVVTSSHDVKVTSTGQVANTQTTAQSKAKTNSSKNNKNSNSPNSKNGQKIADPQIYNSGAPVARGGHPAGYIFPTIASAITDAQSGDTIMLEKGATFFEHGLLITKNLDFNVFSNGYATIDGQNLGTIFLISKGVTAHFRNLIITHGKGVSGGGIHNDGTLTVTNSVFKSNSATNGGAIYNGGTLTYDSTTHTGETIGANGGTLTVNNSTFTGNTATQNGGAIFNGGTINITTSTTLTDYTITQNGGTLVVNKSIFTGNTAGNNGGAIANDATFSVVDSSTLTRTIITKNGGTVTITGSTFLGNKATNGGAVSNVANFVTRNAVTLTGPAAALNTGTVTITDSAIMGNIASNNGGALYNAAITSATTSTFTSYLINNVATITATFSTLAGNTAQSGGALYNDAVSTVTQNSLTSTTLANAATSSVTDNALVDNHASTGRDIVNNVVSTQNNNVFVTSPIPANIGVVNAVNNWWGSVTGPVAGDVVGTVAVNPFKIYNMTFTITASNSSPAVGQQFHYTITVTNNGPDAATDVQLTDGIPAGLTFNSYTASQGTYTHSTEIWNIGTLASGASAVLQLFVTPTVSLAGTLVTKNVTLVNTNTTNSTTVTIPSTPPTIGLTKTASTSTPNEGQKFHYTLIATNNGSNTATGVQVTDHIPSGLTFNSYTATQGTYNSATGIWNVGTLLSGAVATLQLFVTPTAAAAGTTIINTATTSGHSATATVSVPVSPVPVVLTKTASEIVSNVGHRFHYIVTVKNNGPNTANNVQVTDHVPSGLTFNSYTATQGTYNHITGIWNVGTLLNGASAILRIFVTPTASVAGETVINSATTTGQIANSAIFVNTVSAANVVLTKTASTSKPIVGHKFHYTLSVTNNGATNATGVQVMDLIHNGLTFNSYTATQGTYNHITGIWNVGTLLSGTNAILRIFVTPTASVAGTNIVNTATLLNTGQNATTTVHVRAAGGNNNSGNHSTTLNAAKESSGTIGMQKTGVPFTGIIAALLLVLGGTIIPRLKR; encoded by the coding sequence TTGGTTCCATTACTTCTGGTAGCCCTAACTTTAGTTTTATCATTCTCTGTTAACGATGTTAGTGCGGCAAATAGCACATCTAACCATGTGGTAACTTCATCACATGATGTTAAAGTGACTAGTACTGGACAAGTTGCGAATACCCAGACAACTGCTCAGTCAAAGGCCAAAACTAACTCTTCAAAAAATAACAAAAACTCTAATTCACCAAACTCTAAAAACGGACAAAAGATAGCAGATCCACAAATTTATAATAGTGGAGCTCCCGTGGCCCGTGGAGGACACCCTGCAGGATACATTTTCCCAACAATTGCTTCTGCAATTACAGATGCTCAAAGTGGAGACACCATCATGCTTGAAAAAGGTGCAACATTCTTTGAACATGGACTTTTAATCACTAAAAATCTGGATTTCAATGTATTTAGCAATGGTTATGCCACAATAGACGGCCAAAATCTTGGAACAATATTTCTCATCAGTAAAGGAGTTACGGCACACTTCAGAAATTTAATAATTACCCATGGAAAGGGAGTTTCTGGTGGTGGTATCCATAACGATGGAACTTTAACTGTTACAAATAGTGTTTTCAAGAGTAACTCTGCAACAAATGGTGGAGCTATCTACAACGGCGGCACATTAACTTATGATTCAACCACACATACCGGTGAAACCATTGGAGCAAACGGTGGAACATTAACTGTAAACAACTCTACATTTACAGGTAACACCGCAACGCAAAATGGTGGAGCTATATTCAACGGTGGAACCATAAACATAACAACCAGTACAACACTCACAGATTACACAATAACACAGAATGGTGGAACTTTAGTTGTAAATAAAAGTATATTTACCGGCAACACCGCTGGAAACAACGGTGGAGCAATAGCAAATGATGCTACTTTCAGCGTGGTTGATAGCAGCACATTAACACGTACCATCATTACAAAGAATGGTGGGACAGTTACAATCACAGGTAGCACATTTTTAGGAAATAAAGCTACTAATGGTGGTGCTGTGAGTAACGTTGCTAATTTTGTAACGCGTAATGCTGTAACCCTCACAGGTCCAGCAGCTGCACTTAACACTGGAACTGTAACAATCACAGATAGTGCAATAATGGGCAATATTGCTTCAAATAATGGTGGAGCCCTGTATAATGCCGCTATAACCAGTGCAACTACCAGTACGTTTACAAGTTACCTCATAAACAATGTTGCTACAATAACAGCAACCTTTAGTACCTTGGCTGGTAACACTGCTCAAAGTGGTGGGGCTCTATACAACGACGCAGTATCAACTGTAACTCAAAACTCACTAACAAGTACAACTCTAGCAAATGCAGCTACCTCAAGTGTAACAGATAATGCTCTTGTGGACAATCATGCATCAACTGGTAGAGATATTGTCAACAATGTTGTTTCTACACAAAACAACAATGTATTTGTCACAAGCCCTATTCCTGCAAATATAGGAGTAGTAAATGCTGTTAACAACTGGTGGGGTTCTGTAACAGGTCCTGTGGCCGGTGATGTGGTAGGTACCGTGGCTGTAAATCCTTTCAAGATTTATAACATGACCTTTACCATCACTGCCAGTAACAGTTCACCTGCTGTAGGTCAGCAGTTCCATTACACAATAACTGTGACTAACAATGGTCCTGATGCAGCTACAGATGTGCAGTTGACTGATGGTATACCTGCAGGTTTAACATTTAATAGTTACACTGCAAGCCAGGGAACATATACACATTCCACTGAAATATGGAATATAGGTACATTAGCAAGTGGTGCAAGTGCTGTATTACAACTGTTTGTCACACCTACAGTTTCCTTAGCAGGTACACTTGTTACTAAAAATGTAACACTTGTCAATACAAACACTACCAACAGTACAACTGTAACCATACCTTCAACACCACCAACTATCGGTTTAACCAAAACTGCAAGTACAAGTACACCTAATGAGGGTCAAAAGTTCCATTATACGTTAATTGCAACAAATAATGGTTCAAATACCGCAACAGGTGTTCAGGTGACTGATCATATACCTAGTGGTTTAACCTTCAACAGTTACACCGCTACACAAGGAACCTACAACAGTGCAACGGGAATATGGAATGTTGGAACCCTGTTAAGTGGGGCTGTTGCAACGTTACAACTATTTGTAACCCCTACAGCTGCTGCAGCAGGTACAACCATAATAAACACCGCAACAACATCTGGTCATTCAGCAACCGCAACTGTATCTGTACCAGTAAGTCCTGTGCCCGTGGTTTTAACTAAGACTGCTAGTGAAATTGTGAGTAACGTGGGTCATAGATTCCATTACATAGTAACTGTGAAGAATAACGGCCCTAATACAGCTAACAATGTTCAGGTAACTGATCATGTGCCAAGCGGGCTAACTTTCAACAGTTACACTGCGACACAAGGAACCTACAACCACATTACAGGAATATGGAACGTTGGAACCCTGTTAAATGGCGCTAGTGCAATATTACGAATATTTGTAACCCCTACAGCTTCTGTAGCAGGTGAAACAGTAATAAACTCTGCAACAACAACAGGACAGATAGCTAATTCAGCTATATTTGTTAATACTGTATCTGCAGCAAATGTGGTTTTAACTAAAACTGCAAGTACAAGTAAACCTATAGTGGGCCATAAGTTCCATTACACGTTAAGCGTGACAAATAATGGTGCAACAAATGCAACTGGTGTTCAGGTGATGGATTTAATCCATAATGGATTAACATTCAACAGTTACACTGCAACACAAGGAACCTACAACCATATTACCGGAATATGGAATGTTGGAACCCTGTTAAGTGGAACTAATGCAATATTACGAATATTTGTAACCCCTACAGCTTCTGTAGCCGGAACAAATATTGTAAACACTGCTACACTGTTGAACACAGGACAAAATGCGACCACAACTGTTCATGTACGAGCTGCTGGTGGTAACAACAATTCTGGAAACCATTCAACTACTTTGAATGCTGCGAAAGAATCATCTGGAACCATAGGCATGCAAAAAACTGGTGTACCATTCACTGGAATAATTGCAGCTTTACTCCTGGTTCTTG
- a CDS encoding slipin family protein, translating to MDLITLIIILIVILVILGLSIRIVNQYERGVVFRFGKVIGVKEPGLRLLIPFVDRMVKPSLQIITMPIQSQKIITEDNVSIDVAAVAYFKIIDPYKAVVEIENYTAAVNQISQTTVRSVVGQFNLDEILSVTPKINLKIKEIIDKHSEPWGINVTTVEIKDITLPENMKRVIGLQAEAEREKRAKIIAAEGEYLSASKLGDAADIISEHPIALQLRIMQVLNQIAVEKNSTIIFPAPLMNSITDISNFLKTENMEKGKK from the coding sequence ATGGATTTAATAACATTAATCATAATTTTAATTGTCATTTTAGTTATTTTGGGACTTTCAATACGTATTGTGAATCAATATGAAAGAGGTGTTGTTTTTCGATTTGGAAAGGTTATTGGAGTCAAAGAACCGGGTTTAAGATTATTAATTCCATTTGTGGACCGTATGGTCAAACCTTCACTGCAAATAATTACCATGCCAATACAATCACAGAAAATCATCACAGAAGACAATGTATCAATTGATGTGGCAGCAGTTGCCTACTTCAAAATCATAGACCCATACAAAGCAGTAGTTGAAATTGAAAATTACACCGCGGCTGTAAACCAGATATCCCAAACAACTGTAAGAAGTGTTGTTGGTCAGTTCAACCTAGATGAGATCCTATCTGTAACACCTAAAATTAACCTGAAAATTAAAGAGATCATAGACAAACACAGCGAACCCTGGGGAATTAACGTTACAACGGTAGAAATCAAGGACATAACACTCCCTGAGAACATGAAACGGGTAATAGGATTGCAAGCTGAAGCTGAAAGGGAGAAAAGAGCTAAAATTATCGCAGCGGAAGGTGAATATTTATCTGCATCCAAACTGGGAGATGCTGCCGATATAATATCTGAACATCCAATTGCACTACAACTTAGAATTATGCAGGTGCTAAACCAGATAGCTGTAGAGAAAAATTCAACCATAATATTCCCTGCGCCACTTATGAACAGCATCACAGACATTTCTAACTTCCTGAAAACAGAAAATATGGAAAAAGGAAAGAAATAG